Proteins from one Coffea arabica cultivar ET-39 chromosome 8c, Coffea Arabica ET-39 HiFi, whole genome shotgun sequence genomic window:
- the LOC140013770 gene encoding secreted RxLR effector protein 161-like, protein MDLLKETGMTASKLVRAPIEQNHKLGEIHRDKAVDREMYQRLVGKLIYLAHTRSDIVYSVSVISQFMYDPRGVHLQVVYRVLHYLKAYSVKGILFKKGPEIDLAVYTDADFAGSPVDRRSISRYCTFLKGNLICWKSKKQSVVARSSAEAEFKAMTTGACELLWVKIILEDLRI, encoded by the coding sequence ATGGACCTGCTCAAGGAAACAGGCATGACAGCGAGCAAACTAGTTAGAGCTCCTATTGAACAGAATCACAAATTAGGTGAGATTCATAGAGATAAAGCAGTAGACAGAGAGATGTACCAAAGACTTGTTGGGAAACTCATTTATCTCGCACATACTAGGTCAGATATAGTTTACTCAGTCAGTGTTATTAGTCAGTTTATGTATGATCCTAGAGGAGTTCATCTACAAGTAGTTTATCGAGTGCTTCATTACTTAAAGGCATATTCAGTGAaaggaattttattcaaaaagggTCCTGAGATTGATCTAGCAGTTTACACAGATGCAGACTTTGCAGGGTCTCCAGTCGATAGGCGATCAATTTCTAGATATTGTACATTTCTTAAAGGAAACTTAATATGTTGGAAAAGCAAGAAACAAAGTGTGGTAGCAAGATCAAGTGCTGAAGCAGAGTTTAAAGCTATGACAACAGGGGCATGTGAATTATTGTGGGTTAAAATTATCCTAGAAGACTTGAGAATTTAA
- the LOC140013771 gene encoding uncharacterized protein, with translation MADTTSSTRQLCSTVKEEQITRSTIELQNIQTAYRLNGKNYLKWSQLVRTFLKGKGKLGHLLEIAPDSETAGFEAWEKENSMIMSWLWNFMIPEISDTCKALVSFAFSVLGNELRNVWILDSGATDHMTHISNKFKTYSPCPSNRKIVVADDTTTIVTGIGDVQVTPKLVLKNVLHVPQSSTNLISVKKLAKDLADSIIFDESCCDFQDRGSGKRIGLAKEHDGLYYLDTSSQPEFSKSAMSTLSSLFNKDVIWLHHRRLGHVSFSTLKIMFPSLFKGFDVQSLHCDILKFKADGSLERYKARLVAKGYTWTYGVDYRETFAPVAKMNTQYNVKNAFFHEKLEEEIYMSIPSEFSGVDKNKETGMTASKPVGTPIEQNHKLGKAHEDKVVDREMYQRLIGKLIYLAHSKPDIVYSVNVISQFMHDPKEVHLQAVYRVLHYLKVHQVKGILFKKGPEIDLTVYIDADFAGSPVDRRSISRYCTFLGGNLIC, from the exons ATGGCGGATACTACATCCTCAACGCGGCAATTGTGTTCAACTGTGAAAGAAGAACAAATTACACGGAGCACAATAGAGCTTCAAAACATCCAGACAGCATATAGACtaaatggaaaaaattatttgaagtgGTCTCAATTGGTTCGAACATTcctgaaaggaaaaggaaagttgGGTCATCTATTGGAAATAGCACCGGATAGTGAAACGGCGGGGTTTGAAGCATGGGAAAAAGAGAATTCAATGATCATGTCTTGGTTATGGAATTTCATGATTCCTGAAATCAGTGATACGT GTAAGGCTCTAGTCTCTTTTGCGTTTAGTGTTTTAGGCAATGAGCTTAGGAATGTTTGGATTCTTGACTCTGGTGCTACAGACCATATGActcatatttcaaataaattcaaaacaTATAGCCCCTGTCCGAGCAATAGAAAGATTGTTGTTGCGGATGACACTACAACCATAGTGACAGGAATCGGAGATGTCCAAGTTACCCCAAAATTAGTTCTTAAAAATGTTCTTCATGTTCCTCAATCATCCACAAATTTGATTTCTGTAAAAAAACTTGCCAAAGATCTAGCTGACTCTATTATATTTGATGAATCCTGTTGTGACTTCCAGGACCGGGGCTCGGGGAAGAGGATTGGACTAGCAAAGGAGCATGATGGACTCTATTATTTGGATACATCAAGTCAACCAGAATTTAGTAAATCTGCCATGTCCACATTGTCTTCCCTCTTCAATAAGGATGTCATCTGGTTACATCATAGACGTCTAGGTCATGTGTCTTTTTCTACACTAAAAATAATGTTTCCCTCCTTGTTCAAGGGATTTGATGTTCAGTCTCTTCATTGTGATATTT TAAAGTTTAAGGCAGATGGATCCCTAGAACGCTACAAGGCGAGGTTAGTCGCGAAAGGATACACATGGACATATGGAGTAGATTATCGGGAAACATTTGCTCCAGTAGCAAAGATGAATACA CAGTACAATGTAAAAAATgctttttttcatgaaaaattagaAGAGGAAATTTATATGAGCATTCCATCGGAATTTAGTGGGGTTGACAAGAACAAG GAAACAGGCATGACAGCAAGCAAACCAGTTGGAACTCCTATTGAACAGAATCACAAATTAGGTAAGGCTCATGAAGATAAAGTAGTAGATAGAGAGATGTACCAAAGACTTATTGGGAAACTCATTTATCTCGCACATTCTAAGCCAGATATAGTTTACTCAGTCAATGTTATTAGTCAGTTTATGCATGATCCTAAAGAAGTTCATCTACAAGCAGTTTATCGAGTGCTTCATTACTTAAAGGTACATCAAGTGAAgggaattttattcaaaaagggTCCTGAGATTGATTTGACAGTTTACATAGATGCAGACTTTGCAGGGTCTCCAGTCGACAGGCGATCAATTTCTAGATATTGTACATTTCTTGGAGGAAACTTAATATGTTAG
- the LOC113706834 gene encoding cinnamoyl-CoA reductase-like SNL6: MASRTVCVMDASGRLGSTLVDRLLKRGYTVHAAVQTEGDLASFSGLANDKKNLKVFHSDPFDYHSVVDALKGCSCLFYTFEPPQDHSIYDENMVEVEVRAAHNVVEACDQTDTMEKVVFTSSATAVIWRDHQISDSSAELDEKSWSEINFCRKFKLWHALSKTLAEKTAWALAMDRGVSMVSINAGLLMAPDLSIRNPYLKGAAEMYENGLLATVDLDFLVDAHICVSEDISTYGRYLCFNHVITNTEDAVKLAKFSTASASESQSHDEAKVNERMIQQRISNKKLNKVMVDFERGSQLVD; the protein is encoded by the exons ATGGCATCGCGTACTGTTTGTGTCATGGATGCCTCTGGACGTTTAGGTTCAACCTTAGTCGACAGGCTGCTGAAAAGAGGATACACTGTCCATGCTGCTGTTCAAACTGaag GGGATTTGGCATCATTTAGTGGATTAGCAAATGACAAGAAGAATTTGAAGGTGTTTCACTCGGACCCTTTTGACTATCATAGCGTGGTTGATGCTTTAAAGGgttgttcttgtttgttttaCACGTTCGAGCCTCCGCAGGATCATTCCATATATGAT GAAAATATGGTTGAAGTGGAGGTTAGAGCAGCACACAATGTAGTGGAAGCATGTGATCAGACAGACACCATGGAAAAAGTTGTTTTTACATCCTCAGCCACAGCAGTCATCTGGAGGGATCATCAGATATCAGATTCATCAGCAGAGTTGGATGAGAAAAgttggagtgaaatcaacttttGTCGTAAATTCAAG CTATGGCATGCGCTGTCGAAAACGCTGGCAGAGAAAACTGCTTGGGCCTTGGCAATGGACAGAGGAGTCAGTATGGTGTCTATCAATGCAGGATTATTGATGGCTCCTGATTTGTCAATCAGAAACCCTTATCTAAAAGGGGCGGCAGAGATGTATGAAAATGGGCTGTTAGCAACTGTGGATTTAGATTTCTTGGTGGATGCTCACATCTGTGTTTCTGAAGACATCTCAACATATGGTCGATATTTATGCTTTAATCATGTAATTACAAACACAGAAGATGCTGTTAAACTAGCAAAATTCTCGACAGCTTCAGCTTCAGAGTCTCAAAG TCATGATGAGGCCAAAGTCAACGAAAGGATGATTCAACAGAGAATAAGCAACAAGAAACTGAACAAAGTAATGGTTGATTTTGAACGTGGATCCCAGCTGGTTGACTGA
- the LOC113707098 gene encoding uncharacterized protein: MVEVIRTEVRAAHNVVEACAQTDAMEKVVFTSSPPPSSGGIIRYHIDSSEELDEKLWPELLKTLAEGENCSGRAWQCRIIIGMVPDLSIRNPYLKGAAEMYENGWDAHICVSEDISTNGWPVDIYAFNHVIAGTEDAVFFFFFFVGNGRCC; encoded by the exons ATGGTTGAAGTGATACGTACGGAGGTTAGAGCAGCCCACAATGTAGTGGAAGCATGTGCTCAGACAGACGCCATGGAAAAAGTTGTTTTTACATCCTCACCACCGCCCTCATCTGGAGGGATCATCAGGTATCATATAGATTCATCAGAAGAGTTGGATGAGAAA CTATGGCCTGAGCTGTTGAAAACACTAGCAGAGGGAGAAAACTGCTCGGGCCGGGCTTGGCAATGCAGAATAATTATTGGGATGGTTCCTGATTTGTCAATCAGAAATCCTTATCTAAAAGGAGCGGCGGAGATGTATGAAAATGGATGGGATGCTCACATTTGTGTTTCTGAAGACATCTCAACAAACGGATGGCCGGTCGACATTTATGCTTTTAATCATGTAATTGCAGGCACGGAAgatgctgttttttttttttttttttttgtcggcaACGGAAGATGCTGTTAA
- the LOC113706759 gene encoding uncharacterized protein, with translation MDLNMNGNDNSNPTAAAAAATDGSGNIGLVISTTETIRSFLMTASTDPNLPQDLRDLASSLSPHSSLSYKSLKSIWIGSDPKTRPSLFRLFSGSNFIFTSPKPREKSEELKARLRKLAEVAEKKEYEELVKDITPKKGVEEPFSSYKDQLGLGLHVAVTMFTGYLVGYAAFRALFSRNVGMSAAGGILGLVGGMLVETLLFIIRSTNQDRRPSAFVSRIKKDQ, from the exons ATGGACTTGAACATGAACGGAAATGACAATTCCAATCCCACCGCCGCCGCTGCTGCGGCAACTGATGGAAGTGGCAACATCGGTTTGGTCATATCCACTACCGAGACAATCCGATCATTCTTAATGACAGCATCTACAGACCCTAATCTCCCTCAAGACTTGAGAGACCTGGCTtcctccctttcccctcactcCTCCCTTTCCTACAAATCTCTCAAGTCCATTTGGATCGGATCCGACCCAAAAACTCGGCCCAGCCTCTTCCGTTTGTTCTCTGgttcaaatttcattttcaccAGCCCAAAGCCTAGAGAAAAG AGTGAGGAATTGAAAGCGAGGCTAAGGAAGCTGGCGGAGGTGGCGGAGAAGAAAGAATATGAGGAATTGGTGAAGGATATTACGCCGAAGAAGGGCGTGGAGGAGCCTTTTTCTTCTTACAAGGATCAATTAGGACTTG GTTTGCATGTTGCAGTTACTATGTTTACTGGCTATTTGGTTGGATATGCTGCATTCAGAGCCCTGTTTAGCCGCAATGTTGGAATG AGCGCTGCAGGAGGCATCCTTGGATTGGTTGGTGGCATGCTTGTGGAAACACTACTTTTTATAATCCGATCTACCAATCAGGACCGACGACCCTCTGCTTTTGTGTCCAGGATAAAAAAGGATCAGTAA
- the LOC113706808 gene encoding uncharacterized protein encodes MKAMIIRTGSGSFPARNWTPPSPSSPRISVSMPARESDKKSGGSSPSISLHTDLSRRNIRRASSEPDMMRSAMEGVKSTSRSELGSRALVARIPEEEDESTGSLTVVESPRARGSNAGGWPQRAMPLEEVEFPGGGIGKNWNSGGGGRDEFGTGGNADLSKIGAYYEEMIKSNPSNPLLLRNYGKFLHEVEGDLGRAEEYYGRAILASPGDGEVLSLYGNLIWENERDESRAKCYFDQAVQAAPDDCMVLGSYAHFMWEAEDEDDDDDNDGDVVAAPAAAAVVESF; translated from the exons ATGAAAGCTATGATAATCCGAACCGGGTCGGGTTCGTTCCCCGCCAGGAATTGGACCCCTCCGAGTCCAAGCTCGCCGAGAATTTCAGTTTCGATGCCGGCTCGGGAATCCGACAAGAAAAGCGGTGGTTCTTCGCCGAGCATTTCGCTGCACACGGACCTGAGTCGCCGGAACATTCGGCGGGCGTCATCGGAGCCGGACATGATGCGATCCGCAATGGAGGGAGTGAAGAGCACTAGCAGGAGCGAGCTCGGATCGCGAGCTCTCGTGGCGAGGATACCTGAGGAAGAAGACGAGAGCACTGGATCGTTGACTGTGGTGGAGAGTCCGAGAGCGAGAGGCAGCAACGCAGGAGGTTGGCCGCAGCGCGCGATGCCGTTGGAGGAGGTAGAGTTTCCAGGCGGCGGTATTGGGAAGAACTGGAATTCTGGCGGCGGAGGTAGAGATGAGTTCGGAACTGGCGGGAACGCTGATCTGAGCAAGATCGGTGCCTATTACGAAGAAATGATCAAGTCAAACCCTTCCAACCCtcttcttctgagaaattacGGCAAATTTTTGCATGAG GTGGAGGGAGATTTGGGCAGAGCAGAAGAGTATTACGGGAGGGCAATATTGGCAAGTCCTGGAGATGGAGAAGTGCTGTCCTTGTATGGAAACTTGATTTGGGAAAACGAAAGAGATGAGAGCAGGGCAAAATGTTACTTTGATCAAGCGGTTCAAGCTGCGCCTGATGATTGTATGGTGTTGGGTTCATATGCACATTTCATGTGGGAAGCAgaggatgaagatgatgatgatgataacgACGGCGATGTAGTGGCGGCTCCGGCAGCTGCCGCCGTGGTTGAATCGTTTTAA